In Nitrospirota bacterium, the following are encoded in one genomic region:
- a CDS encoding UPF0175 family protein, producing the protein MSRITVDIPEETLLALKLAPEAMGEALRMAAAMKLFELGRLSSGAAARLAGVPRTVFLTKLADYGIDTFRLTEDQLQRESRIA; encoded by the coding sequence ATGAGCCGGATTACGGTGGACATTCCGGAAGAAACACTGCTGGCCCTGAAGCTCGCGCCGGAAGCGATGGGCGAGGCGCTGCGGATGGCCGCGGCGATGAAACTGTTCGAGCTCGGACGCTTATCCTCCGGGGCGGCGGCCCGGTTGGCCGGCGTGCCCCGGACCGTGTTCCTGACCAAACTCGCCGACTACGGCATCGACACCTTTCGCTTGACGGAGGATCAGCTCCAGAGGGAATCGCGCATTGCCTGA
- a CDS encoding DUF3368 domain-containing protein encodes MICNTSPIQYLHQIGLLHLLPAFAGRVIVPQAVVEELAQGRAVGLNLPDPAACDWMVVRRPASVSALPLVTDLGPGETEVLMLALELRDAVVILDDALARRVASALDIRVTGTLGVLLDAKRTGRVSSIREYVEQLDALRFRLAPETRAAVLKLAGEQTNS; translated from the coding sequence GTGATCTGCAACACCTCGCCCATTCAGTATTTGCATCAAATCGGGTTGCTGCATCTGTTGCCGGCCTTCGCGGGACGCGTCATCGTGCCGCAGGCGGTGGTGGAAGAACTGGCACAAGGACGAGCGGTGGGTCTGAACCTCCCGGATCCGGCGGCGTGTGACTGGATGGTTGTCCGGCGTCCGGCCAGCGTCTCCGCTTTGCCCCTGGTCACCGATCTGGGGCCGGGTGAAACGGAGGTGTTGATGTTGGCATTGGAGTTGCGGGACGCCGTGGTCATCCTCGACGATGCGCTGGCCAGGAGGGTCGCAAGCGCGTTGGACATTCGGGTGACGGGAACGCTTGGTGTGTTACTGGACGCCAAGCGGACCGGCCGCGTGTCATCCATCCGGGAGTATGTCGAGCAACTGGACGCATTGCGGTTTCGCCTGGCTCCTGAGACTCGCGCCGCCGTGCTCAAACTGGCGGGCGAGCAGACGAATTCGTAG
- a CDS encoding bacterial transcriptional activator domain-containing protein, producing the protein MAGQRGRSIAKISRPRLSVVLPRPRLFRLVEPFYQRLMLGYETLGRRAEALATYRRCRETLHAQLQIPPSPTTETIHQQIRASVSHPS; encoded by the coding sequence ATGGCGGGACAACGCGGACGCTCCATCGCCAAGATCAGCCGCCCGCGGCTTTCCGTGGTGCTGCCGCGGCCGCGTCTGTTCCGGCTGGTGGAACCGTTCTACCAGCGCCTGATGCTGGGGTATGAGACGCTGGGACGGCGGGCCGAGGCGCTGGCGACGTATCGCCGCTGCCGCGAGACGTTGCACGCCCAGCTCCAGATCCCGCCGTCTCCGACGACTGAGACGATTCATCAGCAGATACGAGCATCCGTGAGTCACCCCTCGTGA
- a CDS encoding outer membrane protein transport protein, producing MGGADLAVARDTTAANTNPAGLNQIDNRRFDLYFGVGFVLDGFRHADTFGNDAKLSSPPAKLANFGYGHRLGDRTTVGIGLFAQGGSGVEHDALNTAFGTRDELSVAFLIARLTPAVAFEVNDALSVGASLLVTYSSFEQKFFPNTSYVDPDPTQSFFGSELKDLETVNIGAKVGLLYRASERVRVGVAYTSAVPLKFDDGRMIVNMSAAGLGPVTYRSVSAEGIDQPQEFGIGLAFEPTDQWLLAGEVNWIDWSGAVKRSTLEARDPDNPSAPATINVTQDQNWRDQYVLALGLAYEPTTRSVIRAGYNYARHPLSPETINPLLAPTGEHHATFGGGYQLGAKWRIDGGIEYAFKNSVTYTNPSLPFGPNAEESYEFTSLHMTLSRVW from the coding sequence ATGGGCGGGGCTGATCTGGCGGTCGCCCGCGACACCACCGCGGCGAATACCAATCCGGCCGGACTCAACCAGATCGACAATCGCCGGTTCGATCTGTACTTTGGCGTCGGGTTTGTCTTGGATGGCTTTCGACATGCCGATACGTTCGGCAATGACGCGAAGCTCTCGAGTCCGCCGGCCAAGCTTGCCAACTTCGGATATGGCCATCGCCTGGGCGATCGCACCACGGTGGGGATCGGCCTCTTTGCCCAAGGGGGATCGGGCGTGGAACACGACGCGCTGAACACCGCCTTCGGTACGCGCGATGAATTGTCCGTGGCCTTCCTGATCGCGCGGTTGACGCCGGCTGTGGCGTTTGAGGTCAACGACGCGCTCTCGGTGGGCGCCTCGCTGCTCGTCACCTATTCGAGCTTCGAGCAGAAGTTCTTTCCGAACACCTCCTATGTGGATCCCGACCCGACGCAATCCTTCTTCGGCTCCGAGCTCAAAGACCTGGAGACCGTCAACATCGGCGCAAAGGTCGGCTTGCTCTACCGCGCGAGCGAGCGCGTGCGGGTGGGCGTGGCGTATACCAGCGCCGTGCCCCTGAAGTTCGACGACGGGCGCATGATCGTGAACATGTCGGCCGCGGGCCTCGGACCCGTGACATACCGGTCCGTGTCGGCCGAAGGCATCGACCAACCCCAGGAGTTCGGCATCGGCCTCGCGTTTGAGCCGACCGACCAGTGGTTGCTGGCCGGGGAGGTGAACTGGATCGATTGGTCAGGAGCCGTGAAGCGATCCACCCTGGAGGCTCGCGATCCCGACAACCCGTCCGCGCCCGCGACCATCAACGTCACGCAAGATCAGAACTGGCGGGATCAGTACGTGCTCGCCCTCGGCCTCGCGTACGAGCCCACAACGCGCTCCGTGATTCGGGCGGGCTACAACTACGCCCGGCATCCCTTGTCTCCGGAGACCATCAACCCCTTGTTGGCCCCCACGGGCGAGCACCACGCGACGTTCGGCGGCGGCTATCAACTGGGAGCCAAGTGGCGGATCGATGGAGGGATCGAGTACGCGTTCAAGAACTCGGTCACGTACACCAACCCCAGCCTGCCCTTCGGCCCAAACGCCGAAGAATCCTACGAGTTCACGTCGCTGCATATGACGCTCAGCCGGGTGTGGTAG
- a CDS encoding putative toxin-antitoxin system toxin component, PIN family, producing MRVVFDTNIFVSAFAIPGSRAEEAIRRVVNGHDSLIISKAILEELLTTLSRKFSRDQEELAHVAVFLAEIGTLVHPKRRVRILKDDPDNRVLECAVTGRADAVVTGDRAMLSLGRYHDIPILTLARYLAPP from the coding sequence GTGAGAGTCGTCTTCGACACCAACATCTTTGTCTCCGCCTTTGCGATCCCTGGAAGCCGTGCCGAGGAGGCGATCCGCCGGGTGGTGAACGGTCACGACTCCCTGATCATCTCCAAGGCGATTCTTGAGGAACTGCTCACCACGCTTTCGAGAAAATTCAGCCGCGACCAGGAAGAGCTCGCCCACGTGGCGGTGTTTTTGGCGGAGATCGGCACGCTCGTCCATCCGAAACGCCGCGTGAGGATTCTCAAGGACGATCCGGACAACCGCGTGCTGGAATGCGCCGTGACGGGACGTGCTGACGCGGTGGTTACCGGAGATCGGGCGATGCTCTCCTTGGGCCGGTACCACGACATTCCGATTCTCACCTTGGCCCGATACTTAGCGCCGCCCTGA
- a CDS encoding type II toxin-antitoxin system VapC family toxin, with protein sequence MILLDTNILVAYLNGSPGVAQRLVDHLGDIAVPALVAAELYYGASASARAVENLDKLERLFRSLPIVTFDLDAARTFGALKAALRQRGRPTGETDAWIAAIALAHDATLVTHNTKDFAQIPGLRLADWLA encoded by the coding sequence GTGATTCTGCTCGACACCAACATCCTCGTTGCTTATCTTAACGGCTCTCCCGGCGTCGCACAGCGTTTGGTCGATCATCTTGGAGACATCGCCGTCCCCGCGCTGGTGGCCGCTGAACTCTATTATGGGGCGTCCGCCTCGGCTCGTGCCGTCGAGAACCTGGACAAGCTTGAGCGACTATTTCGCAGCCTCCCTATCGTCACTTTCGACCTCGATGCCGCGCGAACGTTCGGCGCGCTAAAAGCGGCGCTACGCCAGCGGGGTCGCCCGACCGGTGAGACCGACGCTTGGATCGCGGCGATCGCCCTCGCCCACGACGCAACGCTCGTCACTCACAACACGAAGGATTTTGCCCAGATTCCGGGATTACGCCTGGCGGACTGGCTCGCCTGA
- a CDS encoding type II toxin-antitoxin system Phd/YefM family antitoxin — translation MKKPADTTDKIPALQARTRFGEILKNVQSGHARYLVEQGGIPVAGIISAEEFQRLIQEREARFHVIDEIRAGLPPVSEEEVVTDVASAVAAVRAKRRGS, via the coding sequence ATGAAAAAGCCCGCGGATACCACCGACAAAATCCCGGCCCTCCAGGCCCGGACCCGTTTCGGCGAAATCCTCAAGAACGTCCAGTCAGGACACGCCCGTTACCTCGTGGAACAAGGGGGGATTCCGGTCGCCGGAATCATCAGCGCCGAGGAGTTTCAGCGGCTGATCCAGGAACGCGAGGCCAGATTTCACGTCATCGATGAGATTCGAGCCGGGCTACCGCCTGTCTCGGAGGAGGAGGTCGTCACGGACGTGGCCTCTGCGGTCGCGGCGGTTCGAGCCAAACGGCGTGGATCCTGA
- a CDS encoding PKD domain-containing protein → MRNRIAATLFATALVPFSAWAQVNQPPVVTAGADQTIFLGQITLLQATAIDPDGDAIAYWSWMIDSAPSGSSATLSDPTEPNPIFDTDMVGDYVLTVAAADSVAWGAPDSMVIHVVPILPPVAVATANVTTGPAPLTVQFDASQSHDPQGAALTYRWIFGDASLPSVDISPVHTYLQSGVYIAHLVVFSATGLVGEDALEITVTEPNAAPTVSPVASPVSGAAPLAVQFSARASDPDGDPLSFAWDFGDGGTSADANPSHVFAAAGTYTVLLTVSDGHAEVTASLLITVSPAIALSIDKAKIDLKKPGGRIADVSIKADVSAPLPAPDDILAVLVDGVPIVAAPFSDFRFASTDDEDDIDDGVATAYKLKTRDMRVKIDFGAGRLTVHRQNVLLPTLDLANGLTVELRIGDAVVVENILMTAHGAKQYRYHRVGGEE, encoded by the coding sequence ATGCGGAATCGGATCGCAGCGACGTTGTTCGCTACGGCGCTCGTGCCGTTCTCGGCCTGGGCGCAGGTCAATCAGCCTCCGGTGGTTACCGCGGGGGCGGATCAGACGATCTTCCTTGGGCAGATTACGCTCCTCCAGGCGACAGCTATCGATCCGGACGGCGATGCGATCGCGTACTGGAGCTGGATGATCGACTCGGCTCCTAGCGGCAGCTCGGCGACTTTATCGGATCCGACTGAGCCCAATCCAATTTTCGATACGGACATGGTTGGAGACTATGTCCTGACCGTCGCTGCTGCCGACTCTGTGGCGTGGGGCGCCCCGGATAGCATGGTGATCCACGTGGTTCCGATTCTACCGCCAGTGGCAGTGGCAACAGCGAACGTAACGACAGGGCCGGCCCCTCTCACTGTCCAGTTCGATGCGTCGCAAAGTCATGATCCGCAGGGAGCAGCATTGACCTACCGTTGGATCTTCGGCGACGCATCGCTGCCGTCGGTGGACATTTCACCGGTGCACACTTACTTGCAATCTGGCGTCTACATCGCTCACTTGGTGGTGTTCAGCGCCACTGGCCTCGTCGGTGAAGACGCACTCGAGATCACGGTAACGGAGCCCAATGCGGCACCCACCGTGAGCCCTGTCGCATCTCCGGTATCAGGTGCCGCGCCGCTGGCCGTGCAATTCTCGGCCCGTGCGTCGGATCCGGACGGCGATCCACTCAGCTTCGCCTGGGACTTCGGCGACGGCGGCACGAGCGCCGACGCCAACCCGAGCCACGTCTTCGCCGCGGCGGGCACCTACACCGTCCTGCTCACCGTCTCGGATGGACATGCCGAGGTCACGGCCTCGCTGCTTATCACGGTGTCGCCCGCGATCGCGCTGTCCATTGACAAGGCCAAGATCGATCTCAAGAAACCCGGTGGCAGGATCGCGGATGTGTCCATCAAGGCCGACGTCAGCGCCCCGCTGCCCGCACCTGACGACATCCTGGCCGTTCTGGTCGACGGCGTGCCCATCGTTGCCGCCCCGTTCTCCGACTTTCGGTTCGCGTCGACGGACGACGAGGACGATATCGACGACGGCGTGGCGACCGCCTACAAGCTCAAGACGCGCGACATGCGGGTCAAGATCGACTTCGGCGCGGGCCGCCTGACCGTGCACCGCCAGAACGTGCTGCTGCCCACGCTCGATCTGGCCAACGGCCTGACCGTGGAGCTCCGTATCGGCGATGCCGTGGTGGTGGAAAACATTCTGATGACCGCCCACGGGGCGAAGCAGTACCGGTATCACCGGGTAGGCGGGGAGGAGTAG